In the Burkholderia glumae LMG 2196 = ATCC 33617 genome, one interval contains:
- a CDS encoding MFS transporter, which translates to MPPTLPPAADLAARSSPDHVTRYAWKALAGSAIGYAMDGFDLLILGFMLPAISASLRLDAQQAGALVTWTLVGAVAGGLIFGALSDRYGRVRVLSWTILLFAVFTGLCALARGFADLLVYRTVAGIGLGGEFGIGMALAAEAWPASKRARVSSYVALGWQAGVLLAALLTPALLQALGWRGMFAVGVLPALAAWAMRHRLHEPELFLRARRPHPDGAAAGPAGFGRRLLLLFADARTARTSLGIVILCAVQNFGYYGIMIWMPTFLSKQLGFSLTKSGIWTAVTVLGMMAGVWSFGQLADRIGRKPTFLIYQAGAVVMVFVYARLADPAAMLWAGALMGMFVNGMVGGYGTLMSEAYPTAARATAQNLLWNVGRALGGLGPLAVGALAARYSFPVAIAALAALYLIDMIATLVLIPELKGRALD; encoded by the coding sequence ATGCCGCCCACGCTTCCGCCCGCCGCCGACCTCGCCGCCCGCTCCTCCCCCGACCACGTCACGCGCTACGCATGGAAGGCGCTCGCCGGCTCGGCAATCGGCTATGCGATGGACGGCTTCGACCTGCTGATCCTCGGCTTCATGCTGCCGGCGATCTCGGCCTCGCTGCGGCTCGACGCGCAGCAGGCGGGCGCGCTCGTCACCTGGACGCTGGTGGGCGCGGTGGCGGGCGGGCTGATCTTCGGCGCGCTCAGCGACCGCTACGGCCGCGTGCGCGTGCTGAGCTGGACGATCCTGCTGTTCGCGGTGTTTACCGGGCTCTGCGCGCTGGCGCGTGGCTTCGCCGACCTGCTGGTGTACCGCACCGTGGCCGGCATCGGCCTGGGCGGCGAGTTCGGCATCGGCATGGCGCTGGCCGCCGAGGCCTGGCCCGCCAGCAAACGCGCGCGCGTGTCGTCCTACGTGGCGCTCGGCTGGCAGGCGGGCGTGCTGCTCGCCGCGCTGCTCACGCCGGCGCTGCTGCAGGCGCTCGGCTGGCGTGGCATGTTCGCGGTGGGCGTGCTGCCGGCGCTGGCGGCCTGGGCGATGCGCCATCGGCTGCACGAGCCCGAACTGTTCTTGCGGGCGCGCCGGCCGCATCCGGACGGCGCGGCGGCAGGGCCGGCCGGGTTCGGCCGGCGCTTGCTTCTGCTGTTCGCCGACGCGCGCACGGCACGCACCAGCCTCGGCATCGTGATCCTCTGCGCGGTGCAGAACTTCGGCTACTACGGGATCATGATCTGGATGCCGACCTTCCTCTCGAAGCAGCTCGGCTTCTCGTTGACGAAGTCGGGCATCTGGACCGCCGTGACGGTGCTCGGGATGATGGCGGGCGTCTGGAGCTTCGGCCAGCTCGCCGACCGCATCGGCCGCAAGCCGACCTTCCTGATCTACCAGGCGGGCGCGGTGGTGATGGTGTTCGTCTACGCGCGGCTCGCGGACCCGGCCGCAATGCTGTGGGCCGGCGCGCTGATGGGAATGTTCGTAAACGGGATGGTGGGCGGCTACGGCACGCTGATGTCGGAAGCCTATCCGACCGCCGCGCGCGCCACCGCGCAGAACCTGCTGTGGAACGTGGGGCGCGCGCTCGGCGGGCTCGGGCCGCTGGCGGTGGGCGCGCTGGCCGCGCGCTACTCGTTCCCGGTGGCGATCGCGGCGCTGGCGGCGCTGTACCTGATCGACATGATCGCCACGCTGGTGCTGATCCCCGAGCTGAAGGGCCGCGCGCTCGATTGA
- a CDS encoding YceH family protein, protein MTTSTEAPTPRPLRALTPLEARIVGVLVEKQHTVPDTYPLSLNALAAGCSQKTARSPVMSVSEAEVLRAIEDLKQVSLVFEGSSSRVPRFEHNLNRVLGIPSQAVALLTVLLLRGAQTAAELRLNSARLHGFADVSSVESFLDELAERSPPLVVKLPRAPGERESRWMHLLCGELSAAAHAPAAARAAGEAGGEPSAGVCAADFEALRDDHDRLAGEVARLRRLVERMADELGIDAGAAD, encoded by the coding sequence ATGACCACTTCCACCGAAGCCCCCACCCCGCGCCCGCTGCGCGCGCTCACCCCGCTCGAGGCACGCATCGTCGGCGTGCTGGTCGAGAAGCAGCACACCGTGCCGGACACCTATCCGCTCTCGCTGAACGCGCTCGCGGCCGGCTGCAGCCAGAAGACCGCGCGCTCGCCCGTGATGAGCGTGAGCGAGGCCGAGGTGCTGCGCGCGATCGAGGACCTGAAGCAGGTCAGCCTCGTGTTCGAGGGCAGCAGCAGCCGCGTGCCGCGCTTCGAGCACAACCTGAACCGCGTGCTCGGCATCCCGAGCCAGGCCGTGGCGCTGTTGACCGTGCTGCTGCTGCGCGGCGCGCAGACGGCCGCCGAGCTGCGGCTCAATTCGGCACGGCTGCACGGCTTCGCCGACGTCTCGTCGGTGGAGAGCTTCCTCGACGAGCTGGCCGAGCGCAGCCCGCCGCTGGTCGTGAAGCTGCCGCGCGCGCCGGGCGAACGCGAGAGCCGCTGGATGCACCTGTTGTGCGGCGAGCTCAGCGCGGCCGCGCATGCGCCGGCCGCCGCGCGCGCTGCCGGCGAGGCCGGCGGCGAACCGTCCGCGGGTGTCTGCGCGGCCGATTTCGAGGCGCTGCGCGACGATCACGACCGGCTCGCCGGTGAGGTCGCGCGGCTGCGCCGGCTGGTCGAGCGGATGGCGGACGAACTGGGGATCGACGCCGGCGCGGCGGACTGA
- a CDS encoding LysR family transcriptional regulator — translation MTDTLTDSRIVYFYEAVRCGTIRAAADWLDVAPSAVSRQIGLLEKELDATLVERHARGVTPTAAGRCVIEYFREQLAHRDDLLSQLQELRGLKTGQVGVVLGEGFVSDLLAGPMQQFCRQYPGIHVNLDVGSTNDVIRKISNDEGEIGLVYNPPDEPKLVSRATQRQPMMAIVGPGFPRRTHKVLTVQQLAGYPLAAPHPSYGTRQMLEAVEYAERVRLAPVVTTNSFAILKDFVKSGLGIAVMPAFAVAAELQAKQLFAIEIAHPILENAEAHMVTRVGRKLSVAANKMLQMMTGQMRAFR, via the coding sequence ATGACCGATACCCTCACCGACAGCCGCATCGTCTATTTCTACGAGGCCGTGCGCTGCGGCACGATCCGCGCGGCGGCCGACTGGCTCGACGTGGCGCCGTCGGCCGTGAGCCGCCAGATCGGGCTGCTCGAGAAGGAGCTCGACGCCACCCTGGTGGAGCGCCATGCGCGCGGTGTCACGCCCACCGCGGCGGGGCGCTGCGTGATCGAGTATTTCCGCGAGCAGCTCGCGCACCGCGACGACCTGCTCTCGCAACTGCAGGAGCTGCGCGGGCTCAAGACCGGACAGGTCGGCGTGGTGCTCGGCGAGGGCTTCGTCTCGGACCTGCTGGCCGGGCCGATGCAGCAGTTCTGCCGGCAGTACCCGGGCATCCACGTCAATCTCGACGTGGGCAGCACCAACGACGTGATCCGCAAGATCTCGAACGACGAGGGCGAGATCGGCCTCGTCTACAACCCGCCCGACGAGCCGAAGCTGGTGTCGCGCGCCACCCAGCGCCAGCCGATGATGGCGATCGTCGGCCCCGGCTTCCCGCGCCGCACCCACAAGGTGCTCACGGTGCAGCAGCTGGCCGGCTATCCGCTCGCGGCCCCGCATCCGTCCTACGGCACGCGGCAGATGCTGGAGGCCGTCGAATACGCCGAGCGCGTGCGGCTCGCGCCGGTCGTCACGACCAATTCGTTCGCGATCCTCAAGGACTTCGTGAAATCGGGGCTCGGCATCGCGGTGATGCCGGCGTTCGCGGTGGCGGCCGAGCTGCAGGCCAAGCAGTTGTTCGCGATCGAGATCGCGCACCCGATCCTCGAGAACGCCGAGGCGCACATGGTCACGCGCGTGGGGCGCAAGCTGTCGGTGGCGGCCAACAAGATGCTGCAGATGATGACGGGGCAGATGCGGGCGTTTCGCTGA
- a CDS encoding NAD(P)-dependent oxidoreductase codes for MKTVGVIGLGNMGRGMAGSLRRGGHRVLGYDAAPGVAAALAAEGVIEARESVAAIAREAELLLLSLPTSAVVEAVVLGEDGVLAHARRGTIVVDTTTADPDSTRRVAAALAERGIGFVDGPVSGGPKGAATATMTMVLGGAQADVDAVEPVLAAISAKRVHVGPVGAGHVTKLLNNLLTGIHLLAASEAVRAARAAGVDPEKLVEALNGGSGRNSATLVNYPTWIFNGAFDSGFTMKLMRKDVRLALGLLDQQGGAAPVAREAARLWAASEAVIGDAEDFNRIVELLDRA; via the coding sequence ATGAAAACGGTAGGCGTGATCGGCTTGGGCAACATGGGGCGCGGCATGGCCGGCTCGCTGCGGCGCGGCGGCCATCGGGTGCTCGGCTACGACGCGGCGCCCGGCGTGGCGGCCGCGCTGGCCGCCGAGGGCGTGATCGAGGCACGCGAGTCGGTGGCCGCGATCGCGCGCGAGGCGGAGCTGCTGCTGCTGTCGCTGCCCACCTCGGCGGTGGTCGAGGCGGTGGTGCTGGGCGAGGACGGCGTGCTGGCCCATGCGCGGCGCGGCACGATCGTGGTGGACACCACCACGGCCGACCCGGACAGCACGCGGCGCGTGGCGGCGGCGCTGGCCGAGCGCGGCATCGGCTTCGTCGACGGCCCGGTCAGCGGCGGCCCGAAGGGCGCGGCCACGGCCACCATGACGATGGTGCTCGGCGGCGCGCAGGCCGACGTCGACGCGGTCGAGCCGGTGCTCGCCGCGATCAGCGCCAAGCGCGTCCACGTCGGGCCGGTGGGCGCCGGACACGTCACCAAGCTGCTCAACAACCTGCTGACCGGCATCCACCTGCTGGCCGCGAGCGAAGCGGTGCGTGCCGCGCGCGCGGCCGGCGTGGACCCGGAAAAGCTGGTGGAGGCGCTCAACGGCGGCTCGGGCCGCAACAGCGCCACGCTCGTCAACTACCCGACCTGGATCTTCAACGGCGCGTTCGATTCGGGCTTCACGATGAAGCTGATGCGCAAGGACGTGCGGCTCGCGCTCGGCCTGCTCGACCAGCAGGGCGGCGCGGCGCCCGTGGCGCGCGAGGCCGCGCGCCTGTGGGCCGCGAGCGAGGCCGTGATCGGCGACGCCGAGGATTTCAACCGCATCGTCGAACTGCTCGACCGCGCCTGA
- a CDS encoding aldehyde dehydrogenase family protein yields MTQHADQLLAAFAHFFPDAATIGSYLDGAFVEGQGEPIQLHDAATGEPSLAYRDAGAAVIDYAAGAARRAQREWWALTHAARGRVMHEVARSIRVEAEAIARLEALGSGKPIRDCRGEVAKVAEMFEYYAGWTDKFYGSVIPVPTSHLNYTRREPAGVVLQITPWNAPVFTCGWQVAPAIAMGNAVLLKPSELTPFTSLAVARLGERAGLPRGLVNVLAGYGHTVGQAAIAHRAVSKVVFVGSPATGARIAEAAARRVLPCVLELGGKSANIVFADADLKRAALTAQAAIFAGAGQSCVAGSRLLVQRAVYDEFVAMVAAGAGKIRVGAPLDELTEVGPINNRKQYDHVLAMIARGVEAGATLAAGSTERAPGGGYFVAPTVLAGASNTMEVARTEIFGPVVAAIPFDSEEEAIAIANDSDFGLAGAAWTTDVARAHRVAAQVNAGTFWVNGYKTINVASPFGGYGMSGYGRSSGVEALYEYTQTKSVWVETAEAPPTAFGYL; encoded by the coding sequence ATGACCCAGCACGCAGACCAGCTTCTCGCCGCGTTCGCCCATTTCTTCCCCGACGCCGCCACGATCGGCTCGTATCTCGACGGCGCCTTCGTGGAAGGCCAGGGCGAGCCGATACAACTGCACGACGCGGCCACCGGCGAGCCTTCGCTCGCCTACCGCGACGCCGGCGCCGCCGTGATCGACTACGCGGCCGGGGCCGCGCGGCGCGCGCAGCGCGAGTGGTGGGCGCTCACGCATGCCGCGCGCGGGCGCGTGATGCACGAGGTGGCGCGCTCGATCCGCGTCGAGGCCGAGGCGATAGCGCGGCTGGAGGCGCTGGGCTCGGGCAAGCCGATCCGCGACTGCCGCGGCGAGGTGGCGAAGGTCGCCGAGATGTTCGAGTACTACGCGGGCTGGACCGACAAGTTCTACGGCAGCGTGATCCCGGTGCCCACCTCGCACCTGAACTACACGCGCCGCGAGCCGGCCGGCGTGGTGCTGCAGATCACGCCGTGGAACGCGCCGGTGTTTACCTGCGGCTGGCAGGTCGCGCCGGCCATCGCGATGGGCAACGCGGTGCTGCTCAAGCCCTCCGAACTCACGCCGTTCACCTCGCTCGCGGTGGCGCGGCTCGGCGAGCGCGCCGGGCTGCCGCGCGGGCTCGTCAACGTGCTGGCCGGCTACGGCCACACGGTCGGGCAGGCCGCCATCGCGCACCGTGCGGTCAGCAAGGTGGTGTTCGTCGGCTCGCCGGCCACCGGCGCGCGCATCGCCGAGGCGGCCGCGCGCCGCGTGCTGCCGTGCGTGCTGGAGCTGGGCGGCAAGTCGGCCAACATCGTGTTCGCCGACGCGGACCTGAAGCGCGCGGCGCTCACGGCGCAGGCGGCGATCTTCGCCGGCGCCGGGCAGAGCTGCGTGGCGGGCTCGCGGCTGCTGGTGCAGCGCGCCGTCTACGACGAATTCGTGGCGATGGTGGCGGCCGGCGCGGGCAAGATTCGCGTCGGCGCACCGCTCGATGAGTTGACCGAGGTCGGCCCGATCAACAACCGCAAGCAGTACGATCACGTGCTCGCGATGATCGCGCGCGGCGTGGAGGCCGGCGCGACGCTCGCGGCCGGCTCGACCGAACGCGCGCCGGGCGGCGGCTATTTCGTCGCGCCGACGGTGCTGGCCGGCGCGAGCAACACGATGGAGGTGGCGCGCACCGAGATCTTCGGCCCGGTGGTGGCCGCGATTCCATTCGATTCGGAAGAGGAGGCGATCGCGATCGCCAACGACAGCGACTTCGGCCTGGCCGGCGCGGCCTGGACCACCGACGTGGCGCGCGCGCACCGCGTGGCGGCGCAGGTCAACGCCGGCACGTTCTGGGTGAACGGCTACAAGACCATCAACGTCGCGTCGCCGTTCGGCGGCTACGGCATGAGCGGCTATGGGCGCTCGAGCGGCGTCGAGGCGCTCTACGAATACACGCAGACCAAGAGCGTGTGGGTCGAGACGGCCGAGGCGCCGCCCACCGCGTTCGGATATCTGTAA
- a CDS encoding DUF3100 domain-containing protein — translation MAQALGIERHAFGGARSAKVLLYAAGILLVAEWIGAFAFKVGPGKVVLLPMIWALLLGAALGLAGSRWRSAARLDVSDQFFAAAILQPALLLFVSKLGLMVGSALPKLAAAGWALAFQEFGHFVGTLLLGLPLALVLGIKREAIGATFSVGREPSLAIIGEKYGMDSAEGRGVLAEYLTGTVFGAVFIAIFAGFVTSLGIFDPLALAMGSGVGSGSMMAAASGAIAAQQDAQTAKAVLAFAAASNLITTTIGTYFTLFISLPLAVWGYRVLEPLIGRTTKASRQAAADAAPALGEVRTEAPKLGYGGYLLAWVATAAMALVCDWITHGTTPLAGLPGIAIMVAATIVGEALARVTGRRIPAVCWVSVVAMFLTSPWCPWATQIAGFSSHNDFLGVTTPMLAFAGLSIAKDIPAFRRLGWRIVVVSFVANAGTFLGATLVAQLFHI, via the coding sequence ATGGCACAGGCACTGGGGATCGAACGTCACGCGTTCGGCGGCGCGCGCAGCGCGAAGGTATTGCTTTACGCGGCCGGCATCCTGCTGGTGGCGGAATGGATCGGCGCGTTCGCGTTCAAGGTGGGACCGGGCAAGGTGGTGCTGCTGCCGATGATCTGGGCGCTGCTGCTGGGGGCCGCGCTCGGGCTGGCGGGCTCGCGCTGGCGCAGCGCCGCGCGGCTCGACGTGTCGGATCAGTTCTTCGCGGCGGCGATCCTGCAGCCGGCGCTGCTGCTGTTCGTCTCGAAGCTGGGGCTGATGGTGGGCAGCGCGCTGCCGAAGCTCGCCGCGGCCGGCTGGGCGCTCGCGTTCCAGGAGTTCGGCCACTTCGTCGGCACGCTGCTGCTGGGCCTGCCGCTCGCGCTCGTGCTCGGCATCAAGCGCGAGGCGATCGGCGCGACCTTCTCGGTGGGCCGCGAGCCGAGCCTCGCCATCATCGGCGAGAAGTACGGAATGGATTCGGCCGAGGGCCGCGGCGTGCTGGCCGAATACCTGACCGGCACCGTGTTCGGCGCCGTGTTCATCGCGATCTTCGCCGGCTTCGTCACGAGCCTCGGCATCTTCGATCCGCTCGCGCTGGCGATGGGCTCGGGCGTCGGCTCGGGCAGCATGATGGCGGCGGCCTCGGGCGCGATCGCCGCGCAGCAGGACGCGCAGACGGCCAAGGCGGTGCTCGCGTTCGCGGCGGCCAGCAACCTGATCACCACCACCATCGGCACCTACTTCACGCTGTTCATCTCGCTGCCGCTCGCGGTGTGGGGCTATCGCGTGCTCGAGCCGCTGATCGGCCGCACCACGAAGGCGTCGCGCCAGGCCGCGGCCGATGCGGCGCCCGCGCTCGGCGAGGTGCGCACCGAGGCGCCGAAGCTCGGCTATGGCGGCTATCTGCTGGCGTGGGTCGCGACGGCCGCGATGGCGCTCGTCTGCGACTGGATCACCCATGGCACCACGCCGCTCGCCGGCCTGCCCGGGATCGCCATCATGGTGGCCGCGACGATCGTGGGCGAGGCGCTCGCGCGCGTGACCGGGCGCCGGATTCCGGCCGTCTGCTGGGTATCGGTGGTGGCGATGTTCCTGACCTCGCCGTGGTGCCCGTGGGCCACGCAGATCGCCGGGTTCAGCTCGCACAACGATTTCCTCGGCGTGACCACGCCGATGCTCGCGTTCGCCGGCCTGTCGATCGCCAAGGACATCCCGGCGTTCCGCCGGCTCGGCTGGCGCATCGTGGTGGTGTCGTTCGTCGCGAACGCCGGCACCTTCCTCGGTGCCACGCTGGTCGCGCAGCTGTTCCACATCTGA